The Micromonas commoda chromosome 1, complete sequence region TTACTCGTGCGTCTGTTGAAGTGGTACCCACGTGAACGATTGGACGATATGCTGGAATAGCTGCGCAGCCAATCTGTGAAGACGCACCTCAAGTATATATGAGGGTATTGGCTAAATAAAGTAAGTTCACTGCATCCGTGTAGACACATAATGTGCGCCTTGAGTCCTTTGCAAAGACTCAAGGGGTGTGGAGCGATGATACACGAACCATCAGAGTTGAAATTAGCTGAGTGCTCACCAACATCCCACCGGGATCAGAGAGTGTGAGCCTATAATCATCCATTTCCACGAGCTCCTCAGGCCATCCGGCACGAACAGCAGAGACAATTTCTGCAAGCACCGCATCACCAAAGTCTTGCCGCAAGTGCACCAGGTCTACACCATTTCTTGTCCGAAGTCCGAGCATGAGACGCTCTAATAATGCCTCAGCTCTCGCTTCGAATGACGACTTGAtggtgcgcgcgcgtgaagGTTCATCTATGAACGCTGCCATGGCTTCGACGTAGGCCTCGTAGTCGCGCATCTTGCGTGGTCGCGCAAACTGCTTACCATGTGCTGTAAATGATGTTGCAGACATGCCAAAACCATACCATCCTTGTCTACCAGTCCAGTACACTTGATTGTGCGCACATCGCGACCCTACCTTTGCGTAAGATGAAACCTCGTAGTGCTCGTAACCGGCGCCACGAAGCGTTTCGCTGGCCATGTGGAACATTTCAGCACTTTCGTCCTCACTTGGCAACTCCGGACGGGCCATGCGCGAGTTCAAGTTTGACACCATCGTCTTATTCGTGCCATTTTCCCCAATACGCGAGGCGTTATACCAGCTTCCAAACAAAGTCCCCTCTTCGACTTGCAAATCATAGACGGAGATATGATGCGGTGCAACGTCGATCGCCTCCTTCAGTGAGTCTGACCATGCCTCCTTCGTAAGTCCAGGCATGCCCGAAATCAGGTCCAGACTCCAACGCTCCACACCTCGATTAGCTCGCACCGCCGCTAGCGCTTCCCGCGACTCTTCGAGGGTGTGTCCTCTCCCTGCCCACTTCAGTACGTTGGCATCGAACGATTGCAAGCCAAGACTCACACGATTCACCCCAAGGTCTACATATTGGGTCAGTTTTTCAGCATCGAACGTCCCTGGATCCATTTCCATGCTAATCTCTGCATCAGGGTCGATGCCGAATCTTTCGCGCAAAGCTTCGATCACACTTCCGAGTAGATCGGGGGGCAGCAGAGAAGGAgtaccgccgccgaagaaaACTGTGCGCAGCGGTGGCTGGTCACCGCCCTCAAAGTCACAAGTGCTACTGGAATACGGCGTGAGGGCAATTTCTCGAATGAGGAAGTCAACGTATCGCCGCATACCCTGTAGGGCTATATGTGATTCTGCATCATCTCCGACCAACGAGATGGCAAAGTCACAGTAATGACATCTACGTCGGCAAAACGGGAGGTGGAGGTATGCAGAAGTGATGGGCTCCATCGACGGGGGATACCACAACGTGGTCGAGGTGGCGGTGGAAGACAGGTGAGGGCGCCTGAGTTTAGTCGGAAATACCGCCGATGGAGGTGGTTTTGTGGAAGCAAACATTCGGCGGTTTCCATCGGACAGAACGCGCACGAGTACAAGCTGGCTCCTGATCGGGCGCATGGAATTATGAACGGCACAGTTCCACAACAGTGAATGAATATGCCTTGGTGAAAATGTCTCCGAAGCAGAGCAAAGTCACTGGAAAAGCTGGAAAACAGTTTTCAAAATCAAAGATGTATATATATGTAGATTTGTTGTTAACAACTGTTTGGAACAATCCTTGATGTACCTATTTAGACGTCATGCGTCACGATCACCGGGTGGTGCTGAACGTGGGCAGAAGCAAATCAGAAGCAGATCACAAGGTTCAATTTTCAGCAAATCTTGCGGCCCTCGCTGCAAGTTTTGCCTTGAAGTCAGGGTCTTTTGCCAGCCCCTCCATGCCGAAACCAAAGCGATCACTTCTGCTTCTCTTCTTGTCATCTGCATCGATCGTTACATCGGGCTTTCGTTTCTCCTTCTGATGTTGATTTTGCATTGTGATATCCTGACTTGTACGCTTTTGATTTCCCGGGCCACCTGCTCCGGCCCCTGGTGCCCAGCAATCTTTTGCCCAATGACCTCTCTTACCACAATTACGGCACACGTCGGCTTTTTTGGCGCGTTTACCCCTTACGTTAACACCGAATCGACTTGCGCGTCCACCGTTCTCAGCATCAGCCAGGCTTTTGCCAAGTTGTTTCTGTGGCGAGCCCAGCTTTTTGCCATCAGAATCAGCTGCTTTCGTTCGCGGAAAGGGTAAACCTCTTTTTGCGCATTCTAGACGTTCAATATCAAAGGCGCTGAGCTCCCAAGTAATGCCGAATCGATCAGCACGCGCTTTGCGCTTCTCCAGATCGGCCTCAATGGCAGCAACAAGAGCAGAGCGCTGGACTTCAAACTCGTCATCATTCTTTACGGTTTCCACAAACATGTTACTTGTTGTGCCAGTATACTCAGGTGAAAACAAAGTGTGTGAACTGTCATCAATATTTGGAGTATCCAAAGAGCTGGTTGGGGGGTTTCTCAAGTCAAGGTCGACCGGATCGCCTGCGTCTGGTGCAGAATTGTCTTCGTCAGGAATATCTTCAAGCTCAGCAATATCATCTGGAGGGATAGTTTCTGCATCATCGAGCGCCTTTtcaaggcgctcaaggagcACAGCCTTGATGCCGGTGTTGTCAAGACCTTTCTCTTCGCATGCGTCGCGGAGTTCCTGAGGAGAGGAAGCAAATGGTGGTGTACAATAGGGTTATTCAGCTTGTGCCCGTGAGTACTTGAGATCGTACAAGGACTAAATTTGGTCAGAAGAACGAGGAGGTTCGGCTGAGGAGCGCATACACGCAGCTGCAGCTACGGAGCACACGCGACGATTTGCCATTCGTCTCGCTGGAATGTCAACGAGTCACTTGCCTGGACTTTCATCTTCTTATAGGTCAAGATGTCACCCATGGTCGCTAAACGGAACTACTTTTGGCGGCAAAAGTATGCGTTCCTTCGACCTTATAAAGGCGATCTGCCAAAGATGGCTTGCCCGCTGGATTTCTATTGACACGGCAGTGCACGGCAGATGAATGAACGTGGCCGTCGAAATGATTCTGGCTCCTCACTCGCTGATTCGGTTCAGCGTGTGAGACAGAACCAAGTGACAGTGTTATGGGGTTGGGAAAAGAATTTGGGACGAGGAAACCAGTTCACTAACTAATATAAATGCACATACATGTAGACTACGAATGGTCCATCGGAACTAAAAGCCCGTATAAGCTCAAACCGTATGGACAAATACCTTGACATACTGTTTGGCCCGTGCGACTGATTTTTTAGTCAAAACACCAACTTTTTTCGACCTTCGTCACATTTTATTCCTCTTCTGATGggtcgagagctcgatcattTGCAAAAGTGGTCCAAAAGTCATAGAGAAAACAACCGTGCGGTCGTCGTTTGTTACTTATTGCTGACTAACAACACTCTGCGACGCCTTCCATGTCCTTTCGACGGCGACTGTTCTGCGGGACGTCTTCgtcgttgcgcttggcgtgcacgtagtcgtcgtcctgacacgcacgccacttgtgaacgacgagtcgacgccaaggcgtcttctGATGAGGCAGTGgaagacgtcgaagttgaccgattTATCGATGAAAATTAGCTTCAAACCATGCGAAGGTAGCCCTTCTAGTCTTTCTTTCACCGAACGGACTACCTTCGTCAGTACCTTCATCAGACTTTGAGTTGTTGTCGGAAAGGTTTTACCTTCGTTACCACGATGTTACCTGCAGTGTTGTGGGAGTCGCGCTCTGTCAAGATATAGGATAGTTCTTTCTGCAAAGCCTGCATACGACCCTCACATGGAATGATGTTTCGAGCACTGAGTTGTCGATGCATCTCAAGTTGCGCGAACCACACAGAATATCACTTCAGGGGTCTTGTACAAGCACGCTCATGGGGTCCGGAAGGGTCTTCAGCACCCCTCTTTGTTTTAAGGCCACGAGCTTCAAAAGCTCCGCTCGAAGACTTCAGAGGAAACAACACCCAGAGGTATTTTCCGGACATAGGCAGCTCTTCGATTGCAACCAACCTACATCGAAATAGGGCCCTTGCCGAAACGGGATTCGAAGTCGATTCCCCTGCCGGACATGAACTCACTCATGTAGATGCTTGCGGGCGTGCATCAATGGTAGATGTTTCCGGAAAGCACCGTTCCCAGCGCGCTGCGACGGCATCGGCAATTGTGCTGCTGGGAAAGCAGGCGTTTGATCTCGTCACCCTGAATCGGTCATTAAAAGGGGATGTCCTCACAGTTGCGCAAATTGCCGGGATAAATGCAGCAAAAAATACCCACAACCTCATCCCTCTATGCCACCAGCTCTTACTTCGTAACGTAGACGTTCGCCTCACTTTGGACCCTAGAACATGTGCCGTAGTCATCTTCGCAAGTGCACTGACGGAAGGTCAGACTGGAGTCGAAATGGAAGCTCTCACCGCCGCAAGTGTTGCCAGTCTTACTGTTTATGACATGTGCAAGGCTGTTAGCAGGGAGCTCAAGATATCTGAGGTAAAGCTTGAATCGAAAACTGGTGGCAAATGTGACTATTTCAGAAGGCGGCGATAGAAGATACGGGGCTTGTGCATCCCCTTAACTGACTTGAAACCTTTGTGGCATAGGCAGGGTGCAAACACGCAACACAAAGTACGAGATTATGGTTCTAACTCCCTTTGCACTGGTTAAGGAACCTTTCCACATCTTCTCAGTAATATTATTGTCACGTGAACTTCTTTGCCATGGAAGCCTATACAGAGGTACTATTCATGACCCGAGCATTTCTCGTATCGCACGACATTTTCACTTGTCTGTGAAAATAATCAACTTCGTCGCTAAAAGCTGCACCAACTCGCGGCAGTCGCGTTTTTCAAAGTCACTTCTTACAAGCGAGCAGTTAGTTGAGACTCTGCCTTAATACATGATTCGACACATAGAGTTGAATCTTAGTAAGAATTATTGTATGCATCGACCTATCACGTATAGTGGACTCCGGCATGTTACAAACAGGTCAACTCAGGGGTGACAGTGAAACCTGTGCCATGAACGGCGAGCCTCAGCACGTTACCTATGAAGTTCCCTCAAAATCGACTCAACTACTCCAAGACAGTAGGACACTGTGATTGTCCAAAGAAGCGACTTCCGAAGACGTCTCCCGAGATGTTTTCACGTCTGCATCTTCTCCATACTGCAGGCAGCTGTCTATGGCGTAGAGCACATTCACTAAACTGTTTTCATCAGTAAGATCCAGAGGATGAAAATTGACCAAACTATATTCATCCAGCAAACTTGACATCATATTGTTCAACTTATGATGTCGCATATCCATCGATGCATCCAGCGTGCGACTTAAAAAATGCAGATCAGGTGTCAAATAAGGCTCCAAAGTCACCTTATCGTCAACCAGGTCAACTTTACTCAGAATATTTACATGGGGTAATTCAAGATTCATCATGGCCGCTTGGCATTGCAAACACCCGGCAATGTACTTCGCTCCATCACTGATAAATTGGGCGTCGAGTATGTAAAGAGTGACAACATGCCAACTCCAAGCTTGCAAACGATCGGCAATTGAACAAAACGTCGAGTGATGTGAATACAGCTCAATTTGACCTGGACAGTCAAAAATTACGCAGTCATCATCGGCATAGCCTTCAAGTGTCATAGAAAGCCAGTCCTCGAGGTTGTCTTCAAGGTATTCCATGCAGTACAGCAGAGCACCATTAGGACCAAGATTCATTTCTTCCATAACATCTGGTAGGCAAATGAGAGTACGGACATCACCAGAAACAGGATATTTGAAGTCGTCTGCGGCAGGATCGAGGTTGATcacgtggacggcgcggccaTAGCTTAAGAAATGCTGATAGACGCTACTGCAAAAAGTCGACTGCTCTAGAAAACTTTAGCTAACGAAAACATGAAGACGTGAAAAGACAACTGACCTTTCCGCTGCCCGCGGGGCCGATGACGAGCTGGGCGCAAGGTGCCATAGAACTTTTTTCGACCTAGTTAGTGAGTTCACCCTGGCAGGAACAGATTTTTGGCCAGCCAGCTCAGTCAAAACGCCGCGCAATACTGAGCAAGCGCATCGAAACAGGCGTTGCGCGTCACTCTGTGGCA contains the following coding sequences:
- the CUPB009 gene encoding hypothetical protein (conserved in RCC299, CCMP1545, Otauri and CCE9901. Contains a pfam domain for a conserved but hypothetical ATP binding domain PF03029.7. conserved uncharacterized protein CUPB009), which codes for MAPCAQLVIGPAGSGKSTFCSSVYQHFLSYGRAVHVINLDPAADDFKYPVSGDVRTLICLPDVMEEMNLGPNGALLYCMEYLEDNLEDWLSMTLEGYADDDCVIFDCPGQIELYSHHSTFCSIADRLQAWSWHVVTLYILDAQFISDGAKYIAGCLQCQAAMMNLELPHVNILSKVDLVDDKVTLEPYLTPDLHFLSRTLDASMDMRHHKLNNMMSSLLDEYSLVNFHPLDLTDENSLVNVLYAIDSCLQYGEDADVKTSRETSSEVASLDNHSVLLSWSS
- a CDS encoding hypothetical protein (Has SAP and ZF domains. The SAP motif is a 35-residue motif, which has been named after SAF-A/B, Acinus and PIAS, three proteins known to contain it); protein product: MGDILTYKKMKVQASDSLTFQRDEWQIELRDACEEKGLDNTGIKAVLLERLEKALDDAETIPPDDIAELEDIPDEDNSAPDAGDPVDLDLRNPPTSSLDTPNIDDSSHTLFSPEYTGTTSNMFVETVKNDDEFEVQRSALVAAIEADLEKRKARADRFGITWELSAFDIERLECAKRGLPFPRTKAADSDGKKLGSPQKQLGKSLADAENGGRASRFGVNVRGKRAKKADVCRNCGKRGHWAKDCWAPGAGAGGPGNQKRTSQDITMQNQHQKEKRKPDVTIDADDKKRSRSDRFGFGMEGLAKDPDFKAKLAARAARFAEN
- a CDS encoding predicted protein, with the protein product MEPITSAYLHLPFCRRRCHYCDFAISLVGDDAESHIALQGMRRYVDFLIREIALTPYSSSTCDFEGGDQPPLRTVFFGGGTPSLLPPDLLGSVIEALRERFGIDPDAEISMEMDPGTFDAEKLTQYVDLGVNRVSLGLQSFDANVLKWAGRGHTLEESREALAAVRANRGVERWSLDLISGMPGLTKEAWSDSLKEAIDVAPHHISVYDLQVEEGTLFGSWYNASRIGENGTNKTMVSNLNSRMARPELPSEDESAEMFHMASETLRGAGYEHYEVSSYAKVGSRCAHNQVYWTGRQGWYGFGMSATSFTAHGKQFARPRKMRDYEAYVEAMAAFIDEPSRARTIKSSFEARAEALLERLMLGLRTRNGVDLVHLRQDFGDAVLAEIVSAVRAGWPEELVEMDDYRLTLSDPGGMLVSTQLISTLMVRVSSLHTP
- the CNX3 gene encoding molybdopterin biosynthesis protein CNX3 (Involved in molybdenum cofactor biosynthesis.), whose translation is MMFRALSCRCISSCANHTEYHFRGLVQARSWGPEGSSAPLFVLRPRASKAPLEDFRGNNTQRYFPDIGSSSIATNLHRNRALAETGFEVDSPAGHELTHVDACGRASMVDVSGKHRSQRAATASAIVLLGKQAFDLVTLNRSLKGDVLTVAQIAGINAAKNTHNLIPLCHQLLLRNVDVRLTLDPRTCAVVIFASALTEGQTGVEMEALTAASVASLTVYDMCKAVSRELKISEVKLESKTGGKCDYFRRRR